A single Sulfurimonas crateris DNA region contains:
- a CDS encoding thioredoxin family protein, with amino-acid sequence MKIEILGTGCAKCKTLEAVVKEAVAKSGKFVQIEKVDDLMEIMKYQVVSTPGLVIDNKVVSTRRVLSVEEVLSLINERL; translated from the coding sequence ATGAAAATTGAGATTTTAGGAACAGGCTGTGCAAAGTGCAAAACACTAGAAGCGGTTGTAAAAGAGGCGGTGGCAAAGAGCGGAAAGTTCGTTCAGATAGAAAAGGTCGATGATCTCATGGAGATCATGAAGTATCAGGTAGTTAGCACTCCCGGACTTGTGATAGATAACAAAGTTGTAAGTACCCGAAGAGTTCTGAGCGTAGAAGAGGTCCTCTCGCTAATAAACGAGAGATTGTAG
- a CDS encoding permease — MFEWLHDLSSWALFDIFGLAKESHLGEAVHFFIYDTIKIFILLILIIYLVTILRSYFPVERARAYISGKHKITGHILAALFGVITPFCSCSAIPLFLGFLQARIPLGVTFSYLISAPLSDAVVIALLLSLFGWKIALLYVGVGLLIAIVAGLIIGTMNLEKEILIEVKPVDVVSFNEEKITFSNRAKEAWEYTEDIFKKIYLYVIVGVGIGAFIHGYVPADFISKYAGGDAWYAPIIGVAMGIPMYSSAAGILPLVEVLTQKGMLLGTALSFMMAVVALSLPEAMILKRVLSLKLIAIFFGVVGFGILLVGYLFNIIL; from the coding sequence ATGTTTGAGTGGTTACACGATCTAAGCTCATGGGCTCTCTTTGATATTTTTGGACTTGCAAAAGAGAGTCATCTGGGCGAGGCAGTTCATTTTTTCATCTACGATACCATAAAGATATTTATACTTCTCATACTCATCATCTACCTTGTGACAATTTTGAGAAGCTACTTTCCCGTAGAGAGGGCAAGAGCATATATAAGCGGCAAACATAAGATAACCGGGCATATTCTTGCAGCCCTTTTTGGCGTCATTACCCCATTTTGTTCATGCAGTGCCATTCCTCTGTTTTTAGGATTTTTGCAGGCAAGGATCCCTCTTGGCGTAACATTTAGCTACCTTATCTCTGCACCCCTAAGCGATGCGGTAGTTATAGCTCTGCTTCTCTCGCTTTTTGGGTGGAAGATCGCACTGCTTTATGTAGGTGTCGGTCTTTTGATAGCTATTGTCGCGGGACTCATTATTGGCACAATGAACTTAGAAAAAGAGATTCTAATCGAAGTAAAACCCGTAGATGTAGTCTCTTTTAATGAAGAGAAGATAACCTTTTCAAACAGAGCAAAAGAGGCGTGGGAGTACACGGAGGATATATTTAAAAAGATATATCTTTATGTTATCGTAGGTGTCGGTATCGGCGCATTTATCCACGGCTATGTTCCAGCCGACTTTATAAGCAAATATGCAGGCGGTGATGCCTGGTACGCACCTATAATAGGAGTTGCCATGGGCATACCGATGTACAGCAGCGCTGCGGGGATATTGCCGCTTGTAGAAGTACTTACGCAAAAAGGGATGCTTCTTGGAACGGCTCTTAGCTTTATGATGGCGGTTGTGGCACTTAGTCTGCCAGAAGCAATGATACTAAAAAGAGTCCTCTCTCTTAAACTCATTGCGATATTTTTTGGCGTGGTCGGCTTTGGGATACTCCTTGTCGGGTATCTATTTAACATAATTTTATAA
- a CDS encoding arsenate reductase ArsC, whose protein sequence is MSKKNVLILCTGNSCRSIMAEALLNAKLGDCLIAQSSGVKASGAVNPHAKALLESYGYWRDEYHSKVIETVLDTAFDLVVTVCDHAKETCPMFPKAVKTIHVGFDDPSGKAEEEYEKTLLLIEKELLSVVKKELCN, encoded by the coding sequence ATGAGTAAAAAAAATGTATTGATCCTATGTACGGGAAACAGCTGCCGCTCAATTATGGCGGAGGCGCTTCTAAACGCAAAACTTGGTGATTGTCTAATCGCACAGAGCTCGGGCGTAAAAGCAAGCGGTGCTGTAAATCCACATGCAAAAGCGCTTTTGGAGTCTTACGGCTACTGGAGGGATGAGTATCACTCAAAAGTCATAGAGACGGTCTTAGATACTGCGTTTGATCTGGTAGTTACGGTCTGCGATCACGCAAAAGAGACCTGCCCTATGTTTCCAAAAGCGGTTAAAACCATCCATGTAGGGTTTGACGACCCAAGCGGAAAAGCGGAAGAGGAGTATGAAAAGACACTTCTTCTTATAGAAAAAGAGCTTCTTAGCGTTGTCAAAAAAGAGTTGTGTAACTAA
- a CDS encoding ArsR/SmtB family transcription factor, with product MDIFLKSVAALNDETRVLILRFLDEHGRTCVCDLQNSLDMIQSRLSRHLKILKEAGFLRVDREGTWAYYSVRSPLDRFRTEALQEIRHLDIEIPKLKKSSQTGECKL from the coding sequence ATGGATATATTTTTAAAAAGTGTCGCGGCGTTAAACGACGAAACAAGAGTTCTCATACTTCGCTTTTTGGACGAGCATGGCCGTACTTGCGTTTGCGATCTGCAAAATTCTCTGGATATGATCCAATCCCGTCTATCTCGCCATCTCAAAATATTAAAAGAGGCAGGATTTCTGCGAGTTGATAGAGAAGGCACTTGGGCATACTACTCTGTGCGTTCTCCGCTTGACCGTTTTAGAACCGAAGCACTCCAAGAGATAAGACATCTTGATATCGAAATTCCAAAGTTAAAAAAATCATCACAAACAGGAGAGTGTAAACTATGA
- a CDS encoding arsenic transporter translates to MALAMFVFLVTLLFIIWQPRGLQIGTTAVVGAVVALVVGVVSFTDVISVVDIVWDATLAFIGIILLSMILDEIGFFEWAAIKMAKLSGGNGHKMFVYILLLGAIVAAFFANDGAALILTPILLAKMKYLKMKPLAIFAFLMAGGFIGDSASNPLVISNLTNIVTVGYFDIGFVEYAKNMFLPNLLSIIASIAVLWIYFRKDIPFTIDVSTLPEASSVIKNKTMFKISWFFLAFLMAGYFIGDYYHLPISLFALGGALTLLVIANHYKAVKPIMTIKAAPWQVVWFSIGLYVVVYGLKNEGMTDVIASWIRELNTHGEFIAIIGTGFLSAVVSSVMNNMPTIMIMDIAIDQVGYIGNEALVYANILGSNLGPKMTPIGSLATLLWLHVLAKKGVKIGWGEYMKVGLVITPPVLFVALLGLV, encoded by the coding sequence ATGGCATTGGCGATGTTCGTTTTTTTGGTTACTCTGCTTTTCATCATCTGGCAGCCGCGCGGTTTGCAGATAGGCACGACGGCAGTTGTGGGAGCGGTTGTGGCTCTTGTTGTCGGGGTTGTAAGTTTTACGGATGTTATAAGTGTTGTAGATATTGTCTGGGATGCGACCTTGGCTTTTATCGGGATAATCCTTCTCTCTATGATACTAGATGAGATAGGTTTTTTCGAGTGGGCAGCTATAAAGATGGCAAAGCTCAGCGGCGGGAACGGGCACAAGATGTTTGTCTATATACTACTGCTTGGTGCAATAGTCGCGGCATTTTTTGCAAATGACGGCGCGGCGCTTATCTTGACTCCGATACTGTTAGCAAAGATGAAGTACCTAAAGATGAAGCCTTTGGCGATATTTGCCTTTTTGATGGCGGGCGGTTTTATCGGAGACAGCGCATCCAATCCGCTTGTTATCTCAAACCTTACAAACATTGTAACGGTAGGCTATTTTGATATCGGCTTTGTTGAGTATGCTAAAAATATGTTCTTGCCAAACCTGCTGAGTATTATCGCTTCCATCGCGGTCTTGTGGATATATTTTCGCAAAGATATACCTTTTACTATTGATGTCTCCACGCTCCCTGAGGCTTCATCGGTTATAAAGAACAAAACTATGTTCAAGATAAGCTGGTTTTTTCTAGCATTTTTGATGGCTGGCTACTTTATCGGTGACTATTACCATCTGCCTATCTCTCTTTTCGCACTAGGCGGCGCTCTTACTCTTTTGGTTATCGCAAACCACTACAAAGCTGTAAAACCTATTATGACTATAAAAGCCGCTCCTTGGCAGGTCGTGTGGTTTAGCATCGGTCTATATGTTGTCGTTTACGGCTTGAAAAATGAGGGTATGACCGATGTTATCGCCTCTTGGATAAGAGAGTTAAATACACATGGAGAGTTTATCGCCATAATAGGAACAGGATTTCTCTCGGCAGTTGTAAGCTCGGTTATGAACAATATGCCGACAATCATGATTATGGACATAGCGATAGATCAGGTAGGCTACATCGGAAATGAAGCACTTGTCTATGCAAATATCCTAGGCTCAAACCTTGGTCCTAAAATGACGCCGATAGGCTCGCTTGCAACTCTTTTATGGCTGCATGTGCTTGCTAAAAAGGGAGTAAAAATTGGGTGGGGCGAATATATGAAAGTAGGGCTAGTTATAACTCCGCCTGTGCTTTTTGTAGCACTTTTGGGCCTTGTGTAG
- a CDS encoding glucosaminidase domain-containing protein: MKFLSDNLLFIYIASLILFALYDTMFIKKEPEPNTMVLHKVEEAPQQSMLSVSEKKREFGNLVIPAIDRVYAELEEQYNEISKNITNPAYKDKISQLKETYKVESDEALLMALKPHPKSIAIAQAAMESAWAESRFFKEANNLYGMWAVNKKGPRIAASEQRGKRVIWLKKYSSIEDSIRDYYKTLARSKAYKDFRELKMQTDDPYLLVEKLENYSEIGEQYSEDLTKIIRYNKLYIYDE, translated from the coding sequence ATGAAGTTTTTATCCGACAATCTGCTATTTATCTATATAGCATCTCTTATATTGTTCGCTCTCTACGATACGATGTTTATAAAAAAAGAGCCTGAACCAAACACAATGGTTCTGCATAAGGTTGAAGAGGCGCCGCAACAGAGCATGCTCTCGGTAAGTGAGAAAAAGAGAGAGTTCGGCAACCTTGTCATTCCTGCCATAGACAGAGTTTACGCAGAGCTTGAAGAGCAGTACAACGAGATCTCCAAAAACATTACAAACCCGGCATATAAAGATAAGATCTCTCAGTTAAAAGAGACATATAAAGTAGAGAGTGACGAAGCTCTTCTGATGGCTCTTAAACCTCATCCAAAAAGCATTGCCATAGCTCAGGCGGCAATGGAGAGCGCATGGGCGGAGTCACGCTTTTTTAAAGAGGCGAACAACCTCTACGGCATGTGGGCTGTAAATAAAAAAGGTCCGAGAATTGCGGCTTCCGAGCAGAGAGGCAAGAGAGTGATCTGGCTGAAAAAGTACTCAAGCATAGAGGACTCTATCAGAGACTACTACAAAACACTTGCCCGCTCCAAAGCCTACAAAGATTTCAGAGAGCTTAAGATGCAGACGGACGACCCTTATCTGCTAGTTGAGAAGCTAGAGAACTACTCAGAGATAGGCGAACAGTACAGCGAAGACCTGACTAAGATCATCAGATACAACAAGCTCTATATTTACGACGAGTAG
- a CDS encoding SPL family radical SAM protein produces the protein MNKYEDKFQASIQNSFFHKLSQSEQEFIRLKAHLHRFSHQEIRQIIDIARDLEMWNEKSIMEIFPEHSQKKVVFSRLKKAYEELRNKPNSYNGFELKNQRDEQKFTFKTEAKDGFGLGLCPVASEKTRCCNLLTLDAVESCGFDCSYCSIQSFYNQDTITFDSSFATKLKNLQLDKNRTYHIGTGQSSDSLLWGNREGVLDALFDFASQNPNVILEFKTKSDNIKYFLENDVPKNILCTWSLNTPTIIQNEEHLTASLDKRIRAARRVADKGVKVGFHFHPIVEYENYLGEYGEVYARLLREFKAHEVALVSFGTLTFIKPVIKQLRERDFRSKITQMPLVDASGKSSYPFETKVDMFRHAYNSFVPWHKEVFFYLCMEEHEMWKEAFGYQYSTNNDFERAMLAAYTKKLEMEFLI, from the coding sequence ATGAATAAATATGAAGATAAATTTCAAGCGAGCATACAAAACAGTTTTTTCCATAAACTCTCGCAAAGTGAACAGGAGTTTATACGCTTAAAAGCCCATCTGCACAGATTTTCTCATCAAGAGATTAGGCAGATAATCGACATCGCAAGAGATCTTGAGATGTGGAATGAGAAGAGTATTATGGAGATTTTTCCGGAGCACTCGCAAAAAAAAGTTGTTTTCTCAAGGCTTAAAAAGGCGTACGAAGAGCTGCGCAATAAGCCCAACTCCTACAACGGTTTCGAGCTTAAAAACCAGAGAGATGAACAGAAGTTCACCTTCAAAACCGAAGCAAAAGATGGGTTTGGGCTTGGGCTCTGCCCTGTGGCGAGCGAAAAGACAAGATGCTGCAATCTTCTAACTCTTGATGCGGTCGAGAGCTGCGGATTTGACTGCTCTTACTGCTCTATACAATCCTTTTACAACCAAGATACCATAACTTTTGACAGCTCATTTGCGACAAAACTAAAAAACCTTCAACTTGACAAGAACAGAACCTACCACATAGGTACCGGTCAATCTTCGGACTCGCTTTTATGGGGAAACAGAGAGGGTGTCTTGGATGCGCTCTTTGATTTTGCTTCGCAGAACCCAAATGTGATTTTGGAATTTAAGACAAAATCAGATAATATAAAATACTTTTTAGAAAACGATGTCCCTAAAAATATACTCTGTACATGGTCGCTTAACACGCCTACCATCATCCAAAACGAGGAGCATCTTACCGCCTCTTTGGATAAAAGGATCAGAGCCGCAAGAAGAGTGGCAGACAAAGGCGTTAAGGTCGGTTTTCATTTTCACCCGATTGTGGAGTATGAGAACTATCTCGGCGAGTACGGCGAAGTTTACGCAAGACTTCTTAGAGAGTTTAAGGCGCACGAAGTGGCACTTGTGAGTTTTGGCACGCTGACATTTATAAAGCCTGTTATCAAACAGCTTCGCGAGAGGGATTTTAGAAGCAAGATCACCCAGATGCCTCTTGTCGATGCAAGCGGCAAAAGCTCCTACCCGTTTGAAACAAAGGTGGATATGTTCAGACACGCCTATAATAGCTTTGTTCCTTGGCACAAAGAGGTCTTTTTCTATCTCTGCATGGAAGAGCATGAGATGTGGAAGGAAGCGTTTGGTTACCAGTACTCGACAAACAACGACTTTGAGAGAGCGATGCTCGCAGCCTATACAAAAAAACTAGAGATGGAGTTTTTAATATGA
- a CDS encoding sensor histidine kinase → MFKSLKLKLLFYFFIINIIVLSVYGVFIYSTAKKGVLNTTDAELKMISIDVIPDFKKDSYENAKDIADELIDEFSIEPLFVKIIYYGKKSKKIVYETTSSKEYKWLFNIPLNEIGHQGSIYYFDKGSYRVSSMLIFDKEETRVFIQLAIEKNMDSPYLKQLYFGLIIATPILLIVFLIIANMLINRTLSPVKEVIYSVKSISANNLSSRVSTNKIPTEIKDLVATFNQLLNNLESSFNKITDFSNNASHELKTPLTVIRGEIEVALKQDREIQEYKEVLKSILQEGISIQNMIEQLLFLSKKDTTELHNSFDELYLDELVTDSVTQMKKFAAVKDIHVEVENIIPLTIHANEILLKIAINNLLRNAVIYSPKSSYIYISLSENNKEYIITIRDNGYGIDKEDLPFIFERFYRADKARSRKDGGTGLGLSIVKMILDIHNYTIEIKSIKNKGTIVNIKIPRN, encoded by the coding sequence ATGTTTAAGAGCCTAAAGCTAAAACTACTCTTTTATTTTTTCATCATAAATATAATAGTCCTCTCTGTTTATGGTGTATTCATCTACAGTACTGCCAAAAAAGGTGTTTTAAACACAACAGATGCAGAGCTCAAGATGATATCTATAGATGTTATCCCGGACTTTAAAAAAGATAGTTATGAAAATGCAAAAGATATAGCAGACGAGCTTATAGATGAATTTTCAATCGAGCCGCTATTTGTAAAAATCATCTACTACGGCAAAAAAAGCAAAAAAATAGTTTATGAAACTACCTCTTCCAAAGAATACAAGTGGCTTTTTAACATACCCTTAAATGAGATAGGACATCAAGGCAGCATATACTATTTTGACAAAGGCTCTTACCGTGTTAGTTCTATGCTGATATTTGACAAAGAAGAAACTAGGGTTTTTATACAACTTGCCATTGAAAAAAATATGGATTCGCCATACTTAAAACAACTCTATTTCGGTTTGATAATCGCAACGCCAATTCTTTTAATAGTATTCTTGATTATCGCAAATATGCTTATAAACAGGACTCTTTCACCGGTAAAAGAGGTTATCTACTCGGTAAAATCAATATCGGCGAACAATCTCTCAAGCCGAGTAAGCACAAACAAGATTCCAACTGAGATCAAAGATCTTGTAGCAACTTTTAATCAACTCTTAAACAATCTTGAAAGCTCTTTTAATAAAATAACGGATTTTAGCAACAATGCTTCACATGAGCTTAAAACACCCTTGACGGTTATACGCGGGGAGATCGAGGTAGCGCTTAAACAAGATAGAGAGATACAGGAGTATAAAGAGGTTCTAAAGAGCATCCTTCAAGAGGGTATCAGCATACAAAATATGATTGAGCAACTACTCTTTCTTTCCAAGAAAGATACGACTGAACTTCATAACAGTTTTGATGAACTATATCTAGATGAATTAGTAACCGATTCAGTTACGCAGATGAAAAAATTTGCCGCAGTAAAAGATATTCATGTAGAAGTAGAAAATATTATTCCCCTAACAATCCATGCAAATGAGATACTCTTAAAAATAGCAATAAACAATCTTCTTAGAAATGCTGTTATTTACAGCCCAAAAAGTTCATATATTTATATCTCTTTAAGTGAAAATAACAAGGAGTACATAATTACAATCAGAGATAACGGATATGGCATAGACAAAGAAGATTTGCCTTTTATTTTTGAGAGATTTTACAGAGCAGATAAAGCCCGCTCCCGCAAAGACGGCGGTACGGGTCTAGGTCTCTCTATCGTCAAGATGATTTTAGATATTCACAACTACACTATAGAAATAAAAAGCATTAAAAATAAAGGAACGATAGTAAACATAAAAATTCCAAGAAATTAG
- a CDS encoding response regulator transcription factor encodes MGGYFDEGYINMRILVVEDDEKIASFIKKGLQEESYSVDVTENGYEAIYMIETNSYDIVLLDLMIHGLSGMDVCRNIRAKNITTPIIMLTARDELKEKVKGLDSGANDYITKPFAFEELLARIRVKLRNSSTTSSTISIADLTIDTAKREVKRTGKKINLTAKEYALLEFLARNSKKLLTETIIKENISDMAQESMSNIINVYIYRLRNKIDKDFNLKLIHTVRGLGYILSDENV; translated from the coding sequence ATGGGCGGTTATTTTGATGAGGGTTATATAAATATGCGGATTTTAGTTGTAGAAGATGATGAAAAAATAGCCTCTTTTATAAAAAAGGGGTTACAAGAAGAGTCTTACAGCGTAGATGTTACCGAGAACGGATATGAAGCTATTTATATGATAGAGACAAATAGTTACGATATCGTTTTGCTTGACTTGATGATACATGGCCTTAGCGGAATGGATGTCTGCAGAAATATAAGAGCAAAAAACATAACAACTCCCATCATTATGCTTACTGCCAGAGATGAACTCAAAGAAAAAGTCAAAGGTCTTGACAGCGGTGCAAATGACTACATAACAAAGCCTTTTGCGTTTGAGGAGCTTCTTGCAAGAATACGCGTTAAGTTAAGAAACTCCTCAACAACTTCAAGCACGATCAGCATAGCCGATTTAACCATAGACACTGCGAAACGTGAGGTAAAACGCACCGGCAAGAAGATAAATCTTACTGCAAAAGAGTATGCGTTGCTTGAGTTTTTAGCAAGAAACAGCAAAAAACTACTAACTGAAACCATTATAAAAGAGAATATAAGTGATATGGCACAAGAGAGCATGAGCAACATAATAAATGTTTACATCTACAGACTGCGAAATAAAATAGACAAAGATTTTAATTTAAAACTTATTCACACTGTGCGCGGTTTAGGTTATATACTAAGTGATGAAAATGTTTAA
- a CDS encoding diacylglycerol kinase, with protein sequence MRNQPKYSFFKNTTYALKGLKDIVKTEKSFKIELLLSTVLLPVLFFLELPLAHKLLMFISLGGMLIAETINSAIERVVDLVTLEHHHMAGRAKDVGSSIVFLSIIVFAVTWAVILMRVI encoded by the coding sequence TTGAGAAACCAACCGAAATACAGTTTTTTTAAAAATACAACTTATGCGTTAAAGGGTCTAAAAGATATAGTGAAAACAGAAAAATCCTTTAAAATCGAGCTTCTTCTAAGTACTGTTTTACTGCCCGTGCTGTTTTTTTTAGAACTCCCTCTGGCGCATAAACTATTGATGTTTATCTCTCTTGGCGGTATGCTGATTGCAGAAACAATCAACAGCGCTATTGAGAGAGTTGTTGACTTGGTAACGCTTGAGCATCACCACATGGCAGGTCGTGCAAAAGATGTTGGCAGTAGCATAGTTTTTTTAAGCATAATCGTCTTTGCAGTGACATGGGCGGTTATTTTGATGAGGGTTATATAA
- a CDS encoding LTA synthase family protein — MLKKLFKYYLLLIFIFFIGRLFLFILYFDNFKNSGVDYWLTFIYGLRMDTITASILLVIPLIVLSFTPVKLKHIANSFLRYYFLVIFSLAIYIENATFPFIAQYDVRPNYLFVEYLIYPKEVFAMIFADYKAELLIAFMMIGVFVYFYLKHVKDDFLKLFETSYIKRIAIFLPILALLFIGVRSSFGHRGANISDAMFSTNRMVNEITKNSLHSISYAIYSNAVHEGGEVKQYGKMDIKEALARVKKRLDIKSDDKKSVFSRIEKTHFKSDKPKNLVIFVQESMGYQFVNAVGGEDGITPNFNRLSKEAILFKDLYSNGTRSVRGLAGVSAGNLAVPGVGVLKRNRSQKDFFTIASALKPFGYYTSFIYGGESRFDNMQGWYSGNGFDETIDQSKFENPTFVAPWGVCDEDLVVKANEEFKKLHAKGQKFATVMFSQSNHSPFEFPCEKIELVKDVPQNSVKNAIKYADHAIGRFIALAKKEPYYKDTVFVIVADHNVRVYGDDMVPVDMFHIPAIILGGDVEPMIYDKITTQPDVLATALDLIGLDLKYPIMGHSIFSDEKQNISLMQFHTSYALRVDDRVAIVRPGQKPLTFLYKNPKTYLDKKNHLTPIKSDEELEKDALAFVVALDYMYNKKLYR; from the coding sequence ATGTTAAAAAAACTATTTAAGTACTACTTACTTTTGATATTTATATTTTTTATAGGAAGACTGTTTTTATTTATCCTATATTTCGACAATTTTAAAAACAGCGGTGTTGATTACTGGCTGACATTTATATACGGTTTGAGAATGGATACTATTACAGCTTCTATACTTTTGGTTATCCCTCTTATAGTTCTATCTTTTACTCCCGTAAAACTTAAACATATTGCAAATAGTTTTTTAAGGTATTACTTTTTAGTGATATTTTCACTTGCAATATACATAGAGAATGCAACATTTCCTTTTATAGCACAGTACGATGTAAGACCGAATTATCTCTTTGTTGAGTATCTGATATACCCCAAAGAAGTTTTTGCGATGATATTTGCAGACTATAAGGCAGAACTGCTTATAGCCTTTATGATGATAGGGGTGTTTGTATACTTTTATCTAAAACATGTAAAAGATGATTTTTTAAAACTATTTGAGACTTCTTATATAAAAAGAATTGCAATATTTTTACCTATCTTGGCACTGCTGTTCATAGGTGTTCGCTCATCATTTGGACATAGAGGGGCTAATATATCAGATGCCATGTTCTCGACAAACAGAATGGTAAACGAGATAACAAAAAACTCGCTTCACAGCATAAGTTATGCCATCTACAGCAATGCCGTACATGAGGGCGGTGAAGTTAAACAGTATGGAAAAATGGATATAAAAGAAGCTTTGGCACGAGTTAAAAAAAGACTTGATATTAAGAGCGATGATAAGAAATCTGTTTTCTCAAGAATCGAAAAAACTCATTTTAAGAGTGATAAACCTAAAAATCTAGTTATTTTTGTTCAAGAGAGTATGGGATACCAATTTGTAAATGCAGTAGGCGGTGAAGATGGAATAACGCCAAATTTTAACAGACTAAGCAAAGAAGCAATTTTATTTAAAGATTTATACTCAAACGGAACAAGAAGCGTTAGAGGGCTTGCCGGTGTAAGTGCAGGAAATCTTGCTGTTCCGGGGGTAGGCGTGTTAAAGAGAAACAGATCTCAAAAAGATTTTTTTACTATAGCTTCGGCTCTTAAACCGTTTGGATATTACACTTCATTTATTTACGGCGGAGAGAGCAGATTTGACAATATGCAAGGATGGTACAGCGGTAACGGATTTGATGAGACAATAGATCAGAGCAAATTTGAAAATCCAACCTTCGTCGCTCCCTGGGGAGTTTGCGACGAAGATTTAGTGGTAAAAGCAAATGAAGAGTTTAAAAAGCTACATGCAAAAGGGCAAAAATTTGCAACGGTTATGTTTTCACAATCAAACCACTCTCCCTTTGAATTTCCATGTGAGAAGATTGAACTTGTAAAAGATGTTCCGCAAAACAGCGTAAAAAATGCCATCAAATATGCGGATCATGCAATCGGCAGGTTTATAGCACTTGCAAAAAAAGAGCCTTATTACAAAGATACGGTATTTGTTATCGTAGCTGATCACAATGTAAGAGTTTACGGAGATGATATGGTTCCCGTTGACATGTTTCATATTCCCGCGATTATACTAGGAGGAGATGTTGAACCTATGATTTATGATAAAATAACGACTCAGCCCGATGTACTGGCAACTGCACTTGATTTAATAGGTTTGGATTTGAAGTACCCAATTATGGGACACTCAATTTTTAGTGATGAGAAACAAAATATCTCTTTGATGCAGTTCCATACATCTTATGCCCTAAGGGTAGATGACAGAGTAGCGATTGTAAGGCCGGGGCAAAAACCGCTTACATTTTTATATAAAAATCCAAAAACATATCTGGATAAAAAAAATCATCTAACTCCAATAAAAAGTGATGAAGAGTTGGAAAAAGATGCTTTAGCTTTTGTAGTAGCGCTTGATTACATGTACAATAAAAAACTCTATAGATAG